Part of the Virgibacillus necropolis genome, TATATAATGCTGCATCAATGATGTTATTTTCATCAATTCCTGTAATTATCCCCATTCGATGAAGCATATACAATAGATCATCAGTAGCTAAATTTCCTGAAGCGCCCTTAGCATATGGGCATCCACCGAGTCCGCCAACCGCACTATCAAACTTGGTAATTCCATAGTTCATTGCAACAAGAACATTTGCTAGAGCTGTTCCCCTTGTGTTGTGAAAATGCATAGCCAATTTTTCCTTTGGAAAATAACGTAATAGCTGTTCTAGTACTCTAGCAACCTGCGCGGGATTAGCTACACCGATTGTGTCACCTATTGATATTTCATCGACACCCATTGTATACAGGTTATCGCAAATCATGATAACCTTATTTGTATCAATTTCACCTTCGTAGGGACAACCAAAAACCGTTGAAACATACCCTCTAATCGCTTTATTTGCTCTTTTAGACTCTGTGGAAACGCTTTCTAAAATTGGGTAGGTTTCTTCTATTGTTTTATTAATATTTTTTTTGTTATGCGTTTGACTAGCTGATAAAAACAAACAAACCTCATCAATATTGACTTCTAGAGCACGCTCTAGCCCCGTATTGTTAGGGACTAAAGCTGCATAAGTAACATTGGGATTACGCTTTATTTTTTTTGCTACCTCTGTTGCGTCCTTCAACTGTGGTATCCAGTCCGGATGTACAAATGATGAAATTTCGATATAGGATGTACCAGAATCCGAAAGCATGTTGATCCATTCAATCTTTGCATCAGTTGGTACCATTTCCGATTCATTCTGTAGGCCATCTCTTGGACCTACCTCTTTTATGGATACATTTTTTGGAAAGTTCAATCGCAACCCTCCTAACTAATTTTTAAAAGTGGGCAAGCCACGCCAAGCCTTCTATTCAATAACTGCAATAGTATCTCCTTCATTGACAAAGTCACCTTCTGCGACTTTAATTTCTTTTACAGTTCCAGCGCTTTCACTTGCAATTGGAATTTCCATTTTCATAGATTCTAGAATAACGACATCCTGATCTTCAGTGATTTTGTCACCTTCAGCTACTGTAATTTTCCATACGCTTCCTGCCATCGATGCTTTTACTTCTTCCATTATAAATTCCTCCTTAGTTTGTCTTTTTTTTCATCATTGGTAAATAGTGTTCGTTTACGAAAGCTGTCGTAGCCCTTGCTTCGGTAAATGCTTCCATATTCATAATTTCTCTTAGCATCGGAATATTTGTTTTGATTCCATCAACCTGATATTCAGATAAAGCACTTTTCATTGCTGAAATCGCTTGATCTCTTGTATCAGCCTTAACAATTAATTTCCCAATCATTGGGTCGTAAAAAGGTGTAACATCAAAATCGCTTGTAACAGCTAATTCATTACGAACATTTTCTCCTGATGGAGCTTTGAATGTTGTAATATGCCCTGGTGAAGGGAAAAATGTCACTGGATCTTCGGCGTATATCCTGACTTCTATAGAATGACCATCAATCAATAAGTCATCTTGCTTGAATGTCAACGCCCTGCCATTCGCGATATTAATTTGTTCTTCCACAATATCGAGTCCAGTAATTTCTTCTGTTACAGGGTGCTCCACTTGAATACGTGTATTCATTTCAAGAAAATAAAAGTTTTCATCCATGTCAACTAAAAATTCAATTGTACCTGCGTTTGTATAACCAATAGCTTTTACAGCATCGGTAGCTGCTTTCCCCATTTTTTCACGTGTCTCACTTGATAGGAAATGCGAAGGAGCTTCTTCAACAACTTTTTGATTTCTTCGTTGGATAGAACAGTCACGTTCAAATAAGTGAATGGCATTACCGTGCTTATCCGCTAATAATTGAATTTCAATATGGCGAGCATTTTCAAGCTTCTTTTCCATAAACATGGAACCATCACCAAAAAATGATTGTGCCCGTTTTGAATTACTTTCAAATGCTTTCGATAATTCCTCGTCAGATTGTACAACCTGCATACCAATTCCGCCACCACCTGCTGATGCCTTAAGCATAATTGGATAACCAATTTCCTGAGCAATTACAAGGGCATCATCAACAGACGCTACAACACCATCTGTACCTGGAACTACAGGTACACCAGCAGCTTTCATTGCATTTCTGGCTTCAATCTTACTACCCATTTTTTCCATGACATCGCCTTTTGGTCCAATGAAAATGATTCCGGCTGTATCACATTTTTCAACAAATTGGCCGTTTTCACTTAAGAAACCATAGCCTGGATGAATAGCGTCTACTTTTGTTTTTTTAGCGATACTTATAATTTTGTCCACATTTAAATAACTTTCATTCACTCGCGGAGGTCCAAGTAAGAAACTCTCATCAGCCATTTCAACAAATGGCGCCTTTTGATCTGCTTCTGAGTACACTGCAACAGTTTGAATGCTCAATTTTTTACACGTTCGTATAATACGTGCAGCAATTTCTCCACGATTAGCAATTAAAATCTTTTTAATCATTATCTTTCCCCCTCGTATATCTAAATCCAGCTTCCAGTGACTAGCAAATAGTTAGTCGCTAAACGGACGCTTACGCTTTTCTTATTCAAGGTGTTGGATAGCAAGTTCTTTTAATTTGAACTTCTGAATTTTACCACTTGCGGTCATTGGATATTCATCAACAAACTCGATATATTTAGGAATTTTGTGATGAGATATACTTCCGTTACAGAACGTTCGGATGTCTTCAACTGATGTGTTGGCATTGTCTTTTAAAATTATCCAAGCCATAATTTCTTCTCCGTATTTTTTATCGGGAAGTCCAATTACCTGAACATCTAGTACATCAGGGTGTTGATAAAGGAATTCTTCTATTTCTCGTGGATAAACGTTTTCTCCACCACGGATTATCATATCTTTCATTCTACCTGTAATTTCGAGGTAGCCATTATCATGCATGACAGCTAAATCTCCTGTATGTAGCCAACCTTCTGAATCAATAGCTGCTCGCGTTGCCACTTCGTTGTTATAATAACCCTTCATCACATGGTAACCCCTTGTACATAATTCACCAGTTAAACCTGTTTGCTGTTCAATATCTGTACCTGGAATAATCACTTTAACTTCAACATTTGGATGTGCTTTTCCGACGGTACTAACTTTTAATTCAATCGGATCATCCGTTCTTGTTTGTGTTATTACTGGAGAAGATTCTGTTTGCCCATAAGCAATCGTGATTTCTTTTGCACCCATTTTTTCCATTACGTTAGTCATCACTTCCATAGGGCAGGTGGATCCGGCCATGATACCAGTCCGTAGATGTGAAAAGTCATACGTATCAAAATTTGGATGATTCAGTTCTGCTATAAACATAGTAGGAACGCCATGTAATCCAGTACACTTTTCCTCTGAAACAGCCTTCATGACTCTTTCGGCTTCGAATTGTTCCAAGAGAACCATTGTCGCACCTTTTGATACAGCGGCTAGAATACCTAAAACA contains:
- the accC gene encoding acetyl-CoA carboxylase biotin carboxylase subunit produces the protein MIKKILIANRGEIAARIIRTCKKLSIQTVAVYSEADQKAPFVEMADESFLLGPPRVNESYLNVDKIISIAKKTKVDAIHPGYGFLSENGQFVEKCDTAGIIFIGPKGDVMEKMGSKIEARNAMKAAGVPVVPGTDGVVASVDDALVIAQEIGYPIMLKASAGGGGIGMQVVQSDEELSKAFESNSKRAQSFFGDGSMFMEKKLENARHIEIQLLADKHGNAIHLFERDCSIQRRNQKVVEEAPSHFLSSETREKMGKAATDAVKAIGYTNAGTIEFLVDMDENFYFLEMNTRIQVEHPVTEEITGLDIVEEQINIANGRALTFKQDDLLIDGHSIEVRIYAEDPVTFFPSPGHITTFKAPSGENVRNELAVTSDFDVTPFYDPMIGKLIVKADTRDQAISAMKSALSEYQVDGIKTNIPMLREIMNMEAFTEARATTAFVNEHYLPMMKKKTN
- a CDS encoding AMP-binding protein; amino-acid sequence: MTLLNLTVGELLEKQVNLYPNQEAVVYPELNLRKTYKEFDGMVNQAAKGFMSLGIQKGENVAIWADNKPEWITSQFATGKMGAVLVTVNTSYQAKELEYLLKQSESTTLIMAESYKGTSYLEVLKQICPGLEHSERGKVNSPELPYLKNIIVLSDDTFNFGYNWNEIMKMGDRVSDDDLKKRQESLHHHDAINMQYTSGTTGFPKGVMLTHYNIVNNGNQIADCMKLTSDDRLCIPVPFFHCFGCVLGILAAVSKGATMVLLEQFEAERVMKAVSEEKCTGLHGVPTMFIAELNHPNFDTYDFSHLRTGIMAGSTCPMEVMTNVMEKMGAKEITIAYGQTESSPVITQTRTDDPIELKVSTVGKAHPNVEVKVIIPGTDIEQQTGLTGELCTRGYHVMKGYYNNEVATRAAIDSEGWLHTGDLAVMHDNGYLEITGRMKDMIIRGGENVYPREIEEFLYQHPDVLDVQVIGLPDKKYGEEIMAWIILKDNANTSVEDIRTFCNGSISHHKIPKYIEFVDEYPMTASGKIQKFKLKELAIQHLE
- a CDS encoding hydroxymethylglutaryl-CoA lyase, translating into MNFPKNVSIKEVGPRDGLQNESEMVPTDAKIEWINMLSDSGTSYIEISSFVHPDWIPQLKDATEVAKKIKRNPNVTYAALVPNNTGLERALEVNIDEVCLFLSASQTHNKKNINKTIEETYPILESVSTESKRANKAIRGYVSTVFGCPYEGEIDTNKVIMICDNLYTMGVDEISIGDTIGVANPAQVARVLEQLLRYFPKEKLAMHFHNTRGTALANVLVAMNYGITKFDSAVGGLGGCPYAKGASGNLATDDLLYMLHRMGIITGIDENNIIDAALYIENYVKNLSSHQMKILKSER
- a CDS encoding acetyl-CoA carboxylase biotin carboxyl carrier protein subunit — encoded protein: MEEVKASMAGSVWKITVAEGDKITEDQDVVILESMKMEIPIASESAGTVKEIKVAEGDFVNEGDTIAVIE